A window of the Butyricimonas faecalis genome harbors these coding sequences:
- a CDS encoding class I SAM-dependent methyltransferase: protein MRINLTGVPETLFITLRIRAIETKRPDAAIIDPYATEILEQIEFEESPKNKVSEASQTGTIIRTIILDEIINDFLHQHPQGCVVNLGCGLDARCKRLSLNDCQWFDIDVEETIEIRKHFFEETPFCKMIAKSMFDYSWMDTIPKDQPTLFISEGVMMYFEEKDIRALFCEIAKQFKSAEIAFDTISRWAVRNYKLHPDVKKYNAPFKWGITDSKEIENWHAGIRIIKEYYYANYLKNRWPLLMKIMMKLYPPFMKSFRVLQLKLQ from the coding sequence ATGAGAATAAACCTGACGGGCGTGCCCGAAACACTATTTATCACATTACGAATACGGGCAATTGAAACGAAACGCCCTGATGCAGCGATCATAGACCCGTACGCGACAGAAATACTGGAACAAATAGAGTTCGAGGAATCACCTAAAAATAAAGTGTCGGAAGCCTCACAAACAGGAACGATTATCCGTACCATTATTTTGGATGAAATCATTAACGACTTCTTACATCAGCACCCACAAGGCTGTGTTGTCAATTTGGGTTGCGGATTGGATGCCCGTTGTAAAAGGCTCTCTTTAAATGACTGTCAATGGTTCGATATCGACGTGGAAGAAACTATTGAAATACGCAAACACTTCTTTGAAGAAACACCTTTCTGTAAAATGATAGCCAAATCCATGTTTGATTACTCATGGATGGATACTATTCCCAAAGACCAACCGACACTGTTTATTTCGGAAGGAGTAATGATGTACTTTGAAGAAAAAGACATTAGGGCGTTGTTTTGTGAAATAGCCAAACAGTTCAAATCCGCGGAAATTGCCTTTGACACGATCAGTCGATGGGCGGTTAGGAATTACAAGTTGCATCCCGATGTAAAGAAATACAATGCCCCGTTCAAATGGGGCATTACCGACAGCAAAGAGATTGAGAACTGGCACGCGGGTATTCGGATAATCAAAGAATACTATTACGCCAATTACTTGAAAAACCGCTGGCCACTGCTGATGAAGATAATGATGAAATTGTACCCACCATTTATGAAATCATTCAGGGTGCTGCAATTGAAATTGCAGTAA
- a CDS encoding ABC transporter ATP-binding protein, which produces MNIIKLMNAATQGKPRRLYPMLGWTLLEYTFRSTPYCIMLGVVWELFKLLQYPGTELNVKLIGIYCAVLLICLLLLVFFNYKSYMASYREGYSICADGRVNVAKHLRKLSMGFYNTKDPGTIGSYIVSDFDNVELLVTHLLPQIIGGLIGPLVMIISLAFFNWKLALIAALVIPLAWPMVWITRKLIAYSGKKQQKSKNDTASRVIEYIQGIRLIKAFNLNGTKFERMENSFRKLKQDSIRLEAGSGPTLILATFVLNASIPLIILVGFYFFTHGEMTLPVYILFLLLGTKICEPLMQALMFLGLATYMGLSVERIETLRKTPVMPDGADTGKITNYDIEFQNIDFSYNHVPVIKQLNLKIPSHKLTALVGPSGSGKTTLTRLIARFWDVDKGEIRLNGKNIKNYPVDNLLSCISIVFQDVYLFNDTIYNNIKIGNANATDAQILEAAEKARVINFARELPGGLQAMVGEGGCSLSGGEKQRVSIARAMLKDAPIILLDEATASLDPENELHIQEAINELVKSKTVIVIAHRLNTIVHADNIVVLNEGKLSEQGTHEQLITNNGLYKHMWDEQQRMKGWKF; this is translated from the coding sequence ATGAATATTATAAAATTAATGAATGCCGCCACGCAAGGAAAACCCCGTCGGTTGTATCCGATGCTTGGCTGGACATTATTGGAATATACTTTCCGTAGCACCCCTTATTGTATTATGCTGGGGGTGGTTTGGGAACTTTTTAAACTGCTTCAATATCCGGGAACGGAATTAAACGTAAAATTAATTGGCATTTACTGTGCCGTTCTGTTGATCTGCCTGTTACTATTGGTATTTTTCAACTATAAATCCTATATGGCATCTTACCGCGAAGGCTACAGCATTTGTGCAGACGGACGGGTAAACGTAGCGAAACACTTGCGCAAACTGTCAATGGGGTTTTATAATACCAAAGACCCCGGCACAATTGGCTCGTACATTGTAAGTGACTTCGATAATGTAGAATTATTAGTCACGCACCTACTTCCACAAATTATCGGTGGATTAATAGGCCCGTTGGTTATGATTATCAGTTTGGCATTTTTCAACTGGAAACTGGCGTTAATTGCCGCGCTGGTTATCCCGTTGGCGTGGCCAATGGTCTGGATTACCCGCAAACTGATCGCCTATTCGGGCAAGAAACAGCAAAAGTCAAAAAACGATACAGCATCACGTGTTATTGAATACATTCAGGGTATCCGGCTTATTAAAGCGTTCAATTTAAATGGAACAAAATTCGAACGCATGGAAAATTCATTCCGTAAATTAAAACAAGACTCTATCCGCTTGGAAGCCGGTTCCGGCCCCACGTTGATTTTAGCCACTTTTGTGCTGAATGCCAGTATTCCATTGATCATCCTGGTTGGATTCTATTTCTTCACACATGGTGAAATGACCTTACCCGTGTATATCCTTTTTCTTTTGCTCGGAACCAAAATATGCGAACCGCTGATGCAGGCATTGATGTTCCTCGGATTAGCAACCTATATGGGATTGAGCGTCGAACGCATCGAAACTTTGCGTAAAACACCTGTTATGCCTGATGGTGCTGACACGGGAAAAATCACAAATTATGACATCGAATTTCAGAATATAGACTTTTCATACAACCATGTACCTGTCATTAAACAATTGAATTTGAAAATTCCCTCGCACAAACTCACTGCTCTAGTTGGCCCTTCGGGTTCGGGGAAAACAACTTTGACACGATTGATTGCCCGTTTCTGGGACGTGGACAAAGGAGAAATCCGGCTGAATGGAAAAAATATTAAGAACTATCCGGTAGACAACTTGTTATCGTGCATTTCCATCGTGTTTCAGGATGTATACCTGTTTAATGATACAATTTACAACAACATCAAAATCGGTAACGCGAATGCCACGGATGCACAAATACTGGAAGCAGCCGAAAAAGCGCGGGTGATAAACTTCGCACGGGAACTGCCCGGTGGTTTGCAGGCAATGGTAGGTGAAGGCGGTTGCTCGCTTTCCGGTGGTGAAAAGCAACGCGTATCCATTGCTCGTGCCATGTTAAAAGATGCACCGATTATCTTGTTGGATGAAGCCACCGCTTCACTCGATCCCGAAAACGAACTACACATACAGGAAGCAATCAACGAACTGGTGAAAAGCAAAACCGTAATCGTGATTGCCCACCGATTGAACACGATTGTACATGCCGACAATATCGTGGTATTAAATGAGGGCAAATTATCAGAACAAGGAACCCACGAACAATTGATAACGAACAACGGATTGTACAAGCATATGTGGGATGAACAACAACGAATGAAAGGTTGGAAATTTTAA